The DNA sequence AGGTCGGTACCGGTAAAGAAAACGCTGGCCGCCTTGATCGCCTTTTGCCGGGCCAGCATCGTAGCCGGGAAGGTATAGCTCAGCGTTACGTCGCGGAGTCGCATCCAGTTGATATCCTTCTCGATGAAATCCTCATCGACGTAGGCCGATGAATAGAAGTCATTCCGAACACTGGGTGTCACCTGAATGGTGTTTACGGTTGGCGTAGCGGTGTTTTCGAGGCCATCGCGCAGAACGCCTTTCACCACCCGGGCCTGCTCCCGGTCGACGGTGAAGCGGCTCAGGCCCTGTACGTACAGGTAGAGTTCGTTGGCATTGTACACGTCACCCCCTTTGCGGATGTCGAGCAGGGCCGACAGGTTCCAGTTTTTATAGCGGAACGTATTGGTTAGGCCAATCAGGAAGTCCGGATTGCGGTCGCCGATCTCAACGAAATTGGTGTTTTTGATCGGGTAGCCCGTGGTGGGGTTGATCAGGATGTCGCCCCGGTCGTTACGCAGGTACGCATTACCGCCGAAGGTAGTGGCGGGTCGGCCCACGAACAGGCTGTTGCGAACGTTGGCAAACAGCCAGGTATCCGACACGTAAAACTCGGTTTGTCCGGCCGGGATGCTCTTCACCGTACTTTCATTGCGGGTGAAGTTAGCGAGCACATCCCAGTTGAAATCGCCCCGGCGGACGGGGTTACCGCCCAGCTGTACTTCAATGCCCCGGCTGTTGATGGTGCCGCTGTTGATATACTGAAGCACGAACCCAGTGGCGTAGCTGATGCGGGGTGCCGTAATCTGATCTTTCGCGTTCCGGCTGAAATACGCTACGTCGGCCGTCAGACGGCCGTTGAACAGTCGCACATCGGTACCGATCTCGTACGATTGGGTACGCTCCGGCTTCAGGCCGGGGTTCCCGCCGTAGACACCGTACGACAGGCCACCGCCCGTAGTGGGCTGCGCGGCCAGGTTGGAGGCTACGTTGTACGGGGGCGCATCCTTACCCACTTCGGCATAGGACGCCCGGATTTTCGCGAAGGAAACGATTTTGCCGCCCTGCAGGGCAGGGATTTCGGTCAGGACAAGGCTGGTGCTGACGGAAGGGTAGAAGAAGGAACGGCTCGCAATAGGGAGCGTACTCGACCAGTCATTTCGCCCCGTGGCGTTCACGTACAGCAGGTCTTTGTAATTCACTGTCAGCTGCCCGAACACACCCTGCAACCGTCGGCGGATCAGGGTATTCTTGGCACGCTGGGTGGTGGGCGGGGTGTTGTTGATGCCGTTGAAATTGGGATCGTAGAACTGCTGACCCAGGACAGCGTCGGTATTATCGCGCCGGTCCTCAACGGCCGTACCTACCAGCAGCGACGTATTGACATCGCCGAACTGTTTCTTCGCCGTGGCCAGGAACTGACCATTGAGCAGCTGACTTACCTGCGTGAAGTTCTCGATGCTGCCCCGGGTAGAGTAGCCCAGGTTCGACTGGGGGTGGGCAAGCTGGTTACCGAGCGTCGAGTAAATATCAGCGCCCAGCACCGTCCGCAGGTTCAGCCAGGAGGCTACGTCATAGTTCAGCGTTGCGTTACCCAGGATACGGTTCGTACGGTCGCTGTTCTGGTTTTTATAGACCGAGAAAAATGGATTGTCAATGTCCGTAACATCGCTGTTGGCCGTCGTCAGCAGCCGCCGGCGGGTGCCGTCACTGTTGAGGTAGTTGCGGGCATCGTCGGTAACGGGCCAGTACAGCAGGGCCAGCAGCGTACTGCCCGCACCCTTGCCCGCTTTGATGTTCTGGGTGCCGATGTAGTTGAACGACGTCGTTACGTCGAACTTATCCGACACTTTCGAGGAGCCCGTCAGGCGAATGCTCGTCCGGTCGAACTTCGTATTGGGCACAACGCCGGTCTGGGTCGTGTAGGACGTACTGAGCCGGTAGGTCGACCGGTCCGAGCCTCCTTCGACCGACAGGTTATGGCGCTGGGTGAAACCCGTCTGGAAAAAGTTGCCCACGTTGTCGAATCGGGGGGCGTCCGACGCGTATCGAGGACCGAAATACGCCCGGGTCGGGGTGTTGAACGCACCGTTATCGCCCGGCCCGAAGGTCGTCTGAAACTTGGGAAACCGGTAGGCGTCGTCGAAGCGGAAGGCGTTGTCGTATGTAATCCGGCCGCGCCCGGCGGCCCCTTTCTTGGTGGTGATAACGATAGCACCCGAAGCAGCATCGATGCCGTACAGAGCGGCTGCTTCGGGGCCTTTCAGTACCGTAAGCGTTTCAATATCGTTGGGGTTAATGTCGGCGGCCCGGTTCTGGTAGTCGTTGTTTCGGTTGGGCGAGTCAGACACGAGGGCACCCTGACTGAAGGTTTTGTTGTCGATGGGTAGCCCGTCGACAACGAAGAGCGGCTGGTTATTGCTACCGATGGAGCTGATACCGCGCAGCATGATGGACGTCGACGCACCGGGGTTCCCGCTGGTACTGGTGATCATGGCACCGGCTACCCGCCCGTTGAGCGAGTTGAGGAAGTTCTCGCGCTGGGTCTGGGCCAGATCGGTTCCTTTCACTTCCTGTACCGAATAGCCCAGCGCCCGTTTTTCCTGTTTGATACCCAGGGCGGTGACAACGACTTCGTTGAGGGCACTGGCTTCCTGTTTGAGAGAAATCGTTACGACGTCGGCGTTACCAACGACCACATCCTGGGTGGTCGTTCCGATAAAACTCACGCGGAGGGTCTGCCCCCGGCTGGCCTGAATACGAAAGTTACCGACGGCATCAGTAGTGGTACCCCGTGTGGTACCCTGCACCACAACGCTGGCTCCGGGAATGGGGGTATTGTCGTCGGCAGAGAGAACTTTGCCCGTGATCGTACGATCCTGAGCGTAAGTGCTTAATAGTGTTGTACAATAGAACAACAAGACTAATAAGCCACGTACAGATAGCTGCATAGAGAAGAATAAGTTGATGAAAAACACAAAAACTGCTTCAAAATTGGGCAGGAAGCGGTAAAGAAACAATAGATTCGGTCGGTTGTGATCAGATATGTTAAAATTGCATTAAAGCAAGAAAAAATAGGTTTAGTGAGTTAAGTTTTATTTTGTTAAAATATGATTGATTGAAATTAATTAAAGGTGTAATTAAAAAATTGCAGAATAGTATTTTGATTTTACGTTAATCACTTATATTTGAGTCGTTAATTAACGTACAACAGAGCATCTTCCTATACTGCTTACTCACTGGCCGCACTTGTGGAGCAGGCAGTCAACCTACCAGCTTCGTTGGACCACCACCAGCGGGTTGGCCGGCGGATTACCCGGGCAGTTCTCCATCCGGAGACTAGCTGCCAGGGAACACCCCCGACTAAGCAGGTTTGCCCGGCACCCGGTCGGCGCAACCTACGCGTACCCTATCTACTGCATTTATCTCTGTGTTCCACCCGCGGGCCGGAAGGTCGGCGAGGGCAATGGCGTTGCGCCCGGTTCTTTCGGGCGGTTCGGATCGGGCGGCCAGTATTCGGTATCGCCCGGGTGGCCGGGCGCAGGCTATTGTTCTAAAACCAATTGACAACCAATGCAAAAACGACTACTGTTTTATGTGCTGATCTGGTGTTGTACGGGGCTGGCGGGCTATGCACAATCCCGCCTGGTCACCGGCACCGTCGTATCAGCCGAAGAGGGGCCATTGCCGGGTGTCAACGTTGTTCTGAAAGGAACGACGATTGGTACAACAACCGATGCGAAAGGGAAGTACGCGCTGAGCGTTCCCAACAACGAAGCCATTATCACCTACAGCTCGATCGGGTTTACTACCGGCGAGGAAAAAGTAGGAAACCGGTCAGTACTGGATATAACGATGGTGTCCGACGTTCGGGCGCTCTCCGAAGTGGTCGTAACGGCCTTCGGAGTCAAAAAGGAAGTGAAATCGCTGGGCTACGGCGTGCAGGAGATCAAAGGCCAGCAACTGACCGAAGCCCGCGCTACCAACGTCGTCAACGGCCTGTCGGGGAAGGTGGCCGGTCTGCGGGTGAGCAGCAACGGCGGGCCCGGCAGCGGCTCCACCATTCAGATCCGGGGCGCTTCGTCGGTATCGGGCAACAACCAGCCACTTGTCGTGATCGACGGGGTGCCCATTCAGCAAACCTTTGACAAGCAGTTCGGCTCGGGCCTGGCCGAAATCAATCCGGACAACATCCAGGAGATGACCGTTCTGAAAGGCCCGAACGCGGCCGCGCTCTATGGCTCGCGGGCCGCCAACGGCGTTATTCTAGTAACGACCAAGACGGGGGCCGGCACCAAAGGAATTGGGGTCGAAATCAACACCAACACGACGTTTGAGCGGCCCTGGGTAAAGCCCAACTTCCAGAATACCTACGGCGGTGGTAACGGCTACCGGACGTGGTATACCGATGGCTGGAGCGGCTCCATCACTGATCCGCTGGAAATCAGCCAGTACCGCGCGGCCTATGGTCCCAATGCCCCCCTGAGCGGGACCGAAGGAACCGACGAAAGCTGGGGTGCGCCCATGGACGGTCGGCTCGTTCGGCAGTGGTGGACCGCCAAGGACGTAGCACCGCTGACCCCCCAGCCCAATAACTACGATGAGTACTGGGCAACGGGCAAGACATTCACCAACAACATTGCGCTCTCGGGCGGCAACGACAAAGGCAATTTTCGGCTGAGTCTGGGGCGGCTGGATCAGCAGGGTATCATGTATTACAATGACTTCCACCGGAATAATTTCAAGTTCAACTCCGGCTATAACTTCACGCCCAAACTGAACGTAACCCTGTCGGCCGAGTACATCAAATCGGGGTCCAAAAACCGGGGGTATACCGAAGGGCAACAGTTTATCTGGTCGCACCGGCACGTATCCTGGGCTCAGCTGCGCGACTATGAGTCGTATCAGAACATCAGCATCAACCGCGTAGTACCCGGAAAGCCCGCCGATACCGACCCCCCCAACTGGCAGCACACGTTTTTTACGAATCCGTTTTTCACCCAGCAACGACTGCCGTATGGTAACGACAAGGACCGGCTCGTGGGCAACATTGCGCTCAACTACAAGATTCTGCCGTCGCTGAGTTTGCTGCTCCGTTCCGGTACCGATGTCTGGACTGATACCCGGATCAATATTCTCAACTTCGAACGGGTTCGGAACGGAAACACAACGCCCGGATCGTATTCGGAAGAGGTACTACGTCGGCAGGAGAGCAACAGCGACTTTATTTTCACCTTCAACAAGAACATTACCAGCGATTTCTCGCTCAACGCGCAGGCCGGTGGCATCAGCCGCTCCAATTACTACAAGCGAAACTTCCTGCGGGTAGGTCAGCTGGTGGTCGACGGGGTGTACAACGCCGGCAACGCCAACCCGAGCCAGAACACGGCCGAGAGCGCCATCGAAAAGTCGCAGGTCAACAGTGCCTTCGGATCGATGGAGCTGGGCTGGCGCAATGCGCTGTTTTTGAACGGTACGGCCCGTAACGACTGGTCGAGTACGCTGCCCGCCGAAGCCCGGTCGTACTTCTACCCATCGGTATCGGTCAGCGCGGTACTGACCGAACTATTTAACGTACAAAGCTCGGTGCTGTCGTTTGCGAAAGTACGGGCGAGCTGGGCGCAGGTGGGCAATGACGCCGACCCGTATCAGCTGCTCCAGACGTTTCGGGCCAATGGCTCCTGGAATGGCTCGGTGCCGGAGTTCTACGAAAACAAAAAGATTTCCAACTCGGGCCTGAAACCCGAAATCACGACGGGTACTGAGCTGGGCCTGGATCTGCGCTTCCTGAAAGGTCGTATTGGGCTGGATGTAACGTACTACGATCAGCTGTCGCGCAACCAGATTCTGGGTGTCGAAATTTCGAAAGCCAGCGGCTATGACTCGCGGATACTGAACGCCGGTAAGATTGCCAACAAAGGACTGGAAGTGGTGCTGACGGGGTCGCCGGTCCGGCTCAACGGCTTCACCTGGGAAACGACGCTTAACTTCTCCCGCAACCGCAACAAAGTACTCGAGCTGGCCGAAGGGCTGACGACTTATGTACTATACAGCCGCCAGGGCCTGAACTCCGAAGCCCGCGTGGGGCAGGCTTACGGAACGCTCTACGGGATTGGTTTCGAACACGCTCCCGATGGACAGATTATCTATGGTGCGAATGGCTATCCGGTCGTTTCATCGACCCCCCGCGTGCTGGGCAATATCCAGCCGAAGTGGACGGGTGGCTGGCAGAATACATTCAGCTACAAAGGTATTGTGCTGGGTGTGCTGGTCGATGTCCGGTCGGGGGGAAGCCTCTTCGACGAAGGAACGGGTACAGGTCGCTGGACGGGTCAGTATGCCGAAACCGCCATTGGTCGCGAAGAAGGGATCATTGGTAAGGGAGTGGTGAATGTTGGCTCGGCTGAGCAGCCGAACTACGTACCGAACACGACCATCGTTCCGGCCAACGCCCTTTACGGCTACAACAATCCCCGCCGGTACCACGAAGCCGCCATTTTCGACGCGAGCTACGTGAAACTGCGCGAAGTGACGCTGGGCTATCAGATACCGGCCGCCCTGCTGAACCGGATTAAAGTTCGATCGGCCAAGATTTCGCTGGTGGGTCGCAACGTACTGATGTTGTTCAAAAACACCCCGCACATCGATCCCGAAGCTGACCGGTACGGCTCTAACTCGCAGGGATTTGCCTACGGCGAATTGCCCAGCAGCCGGAGCATGGGCGTGAACCTGAACCTGTCGTTTTAATAACGGTTGTGTCAACCCGCCAGCGCGGTCCGGCGTCCCGGCAAAGCGACTGATACGGGTTGACACAATCCACAAACTGCATACGAATGAAACGAATACTCCTTATTCTCATACCGGCGCTCCTGGTAGTTGCTTCGTGTACGAAGGACTTCGACACCATGAACGTGGACCCCAACAACCCAACCGCCGTTGGCCCGCAGTACCTGCTGCCGTTTGCTACGGAGGCTGCCGTTGACCGGTACTGGGGCAGCAACATCCGGTTCGAGCGGCTCAACCTCGATGGGGCCATGCTCTGGATGCAGTACCTGACCCGCAACATCTACTCCAACGAGGGCGATAACTACGGCGTTTCGGTAGCCTTCTACAACAACAACTGGAAAGGCTTTTATAACGACGGGCTGGTCAACTTTCAGCGGATCGTGACGCTCTCGCAGCCCGGCGGCAAATATGCCAACGCCAACTACGAAGGAATCGGTATTGTCATGCGGACGTGGGTTTATTCGCTGCTGACGGATGTGTACGGCGCTATTCCCTACACCGAAGCCATCAAGGGAACCGCCGAAGCCCCCATTTACACGCCCGGCTACGATTCGATGGATAAGATCTACGCCGGGATGCTGGCCGACCTGAAAACAGCCAACGACAAGCTAAGCACCAGCGGCCCGGCCGTAGCCGGTGACATCCTCTACGGGGGCGATATTCTGAAATGGAAAAAGTTTGCCAACTCGCTCCGGATTCGTCTGGCCAACCGGCAGGCCGTTAAAAAGCCCGCTGAGTCGAAAGCAATTCTGGCCGAAATTCTGGCTGATCCAGCCAGGTACCCCATCTTCACGAGCAACGCAGACAACGCCACGCTGAAGCATACGGCTACCCGACCCAGCAATAATGAGTGGAATGAAGTCATGGTGTTTGGCAGCCGGACCGACTGGAATATCAGCAAGACGCTGGCCGATAAGCTCAACGACCTGGGCGACGCCCGCATTACGGTGTATGCCCAGCCAACAAAAGATGGGAAGTACGTCGGTCACGCGAATGGCCTGCCCGACGCCATTGCCACAACCTACCTGGCTACCAGTTCCATGCTGGGGACGTATTTCACCCAGACAACGACGCCCAGTGTGCTGATGACCTTCGCGGAACTGAACTTGACGCTGGCCGAAGCCGCTGTTGATGGGGACATCACTGGCGATGCGCAGACCTATTTCGAGAAAGGCATGACGGCGTCATTCGATCAATACGGGCTGAAAATTTCGGATACGTACCTGAAAACCGTCGGTAAGGTGACGAAGGAAAAAGTGATGGAGCAAAAATGGATTGCGCTCTTCGGGCAGGGGATCGAAGCCTGGACCGAGTACCGCCGGACGGGCTTGCCGCTGCTGCCGCCCAAAGATCCCCGCGCTATTTTCGAGAACGATGGGGTGCTGCCCACCCGTATCAAGTACCCAACTTCGGAATATTCGCTCAACGAAGCCAATGTTCGGAAGGGCGTGACGACCAACGGGGGCGATGATACGATGAAGACTAAACTGTGGTGGGCGGAGAAATAACCGTACCGCGGCCGGGCGGACGTCTCCGCTCTAGCCTGCTGACGCTTTGTGGACTCAAACGAGAACGTCTGCCCGGCCGCGTTGTACACCTTAAAAAAACTGAATCATGAAGCGATATAAATTATTGATACTAAATGGTGCGCTGCTGGCGAGTCTGGCCGGCTGCATGAAGGTAGATGATCCATTTGTGGATCGGGTGGCCGCACCGGTGCTGGTCGTGATCGACAACGCGACGGGCGACGGGGGGGGCTAACGGGCGAACCCGTTGTGTCCCAGAAAGTTGCTGGTCCGGTCACGCTGGGCGTAAAAATTTACGAACTCGATAAAAGTGGTATCCTGGACAACAAAGTCGGCATCGACTCCATACCGGTAACGTCGCTGAGTATCAGGCTAACCACGCGCGCTGGCGCGGCACTCGGCGAACTGAAGACCGACGGAACAGGCAAGGCCACCATTTCGAAGACCTGGGCTGAACTGGGCGTTACGGAGCCCAAGGCCGGCAGCAGCGTATCGCTGACCTGGACGGGGGAATACAAAGGGCAGGCGTTTTCCCGCTTGTCCCGCGTTCAGGCGATTAACTAATGAAAGAGAATACATTGATTTCCACCCGTAGCTATACCCTTGACTAGTAAGAACCATTAACAACCAATATAATGTCTATCAATCGTCGTGACTGGCTGCGTGCCAGTATGTTATCCGGTCTGGGTCTGGCCGCACTACCGGGTGTTGCATCACCCCTGTCGTTCTGTGAGCCAGAGCTGGAGGTGCCCATGGGCTACACCCCGCCCGTTGGCGCGTTGAAAGCCCGGTTGTCGGCGAACGAGAACCCGTACGGTCCGTCGCCCAAGGCGCTCAAAACCATCAATGAGTCGGCACCCGACGGCTTCCTCTATGCCATGGAATACGCCCGGCAGTTTAAAAAGCTGGTTGCCGAAACCGAAGGCGTTCCCGAAGAGTATATCCTGCTGGGTGCCGGCTCGGGTGAGCTGCTGACGGCGGCTTCATTGTGGGCGGCCTACCGACCCAATGCCGGCCGGACGATCGTAGCGCCCGATCCTACCTTCGACGCGTTGCCCCGCACGGCGGTACGGCACGGTATCACAATGGACCGGGTTCCGCTGGTTGCGGCTGATGGCTATGACATCAACCTGAACAAACTGGCCGAACGCGTGGGTAGCCAGACGGGAATGGTTTACCTCTGCAACCCGAACAACCCGACCGCGATCACGGTCGATCCGGCTAAATTGCGGGCGTTCTGCCTGGCTGTGGGTGCTAAAACCCCCGTTCTGGTCGACGAAGCGTACATCGACTACACACCCGATCCAAAAGGCTACTCGATGGTTGATACGATTCTGAAAGGCAGTAACGTCATCATCACCAAAACGTTCTCGAAAGTGCACGGTTTTGCCGGACTGCGGGCGGGCTACATGATTGCCAAGCCCGAACTACTGGAGCAGATCAGCAAGTTTGCGACGGGCGGCAGCAGCATGAGCATGACCACACTCCGGGCGGCTATTGTTAGCCTGCAGGACAAAGACTTCATCAAGTACTCGCTGGGCAAAACCCAGGAGTCGAAGAATTTTCTGGCGGGTGTCCTGAAACAACACAGCTACGAGCCGCTGCCATCGGGCGCTAACTTCGTTATGTTCCCGATCCGGATGAAGGGCGAAGATTTCGTGGGCCGCATGATGGAGCAGGGTGTCAGCATCCGGCAGTGGAAGTTCGACGGACAGTACTGGTGCCGCGTAAGTCTGGGCACGATGCCGCAGATGCAGGCCTTCGCCGATGGATTGAAGACAATATCGTAACGTAGTCGGTTGGTTTAGCGAGTCCGTGAACTGGAGAGTGCTTTCGTAGCCGCCCTTCTCCGGTTCACGGACTCGTTTATTTACCGACTGTTTATTCCCTCACCGCTACCGGCTTGGTCGGGTCGATTTTAAGCCACAGCAGCGCACTTATAAACAGACAGCCAGCGATGAGGAAAAGCGGGTAGCTGAAGTTTTTGGTGTTCTCCACGATCATGCCAAACAGGATCGTAATGAAGAAGCCACCCAGCTGCCCGGCAAAGTTCATCGAGCCGGTTACGGCCCCGGCATTCCGCTGGCCAATATCGACACACACGGCAAAGGCGACCGGCAGCGCCAGGTCTTTCATCAGCACACAGGTAGCCAGCAGATAGCCCGCCGTCTGGTTATCGGTGGCGAGGCCAGCCAGCAGGAAAAAGACGCTCGACAGGCCCAGCCCGCCCATGCCCACGGCGCGTCGGCCAATTTTGAGGCCGTAGCGTTTACTCAGCGCGTCGCTGAGCAGCCCACCCACCAGGCAGCCCACCGCTCCCAGGAAATAAGACAGCGAGATAAAATTCTTGGCGTCATCTTCACTCATGCCACGCCCTTCCTGAAAGTAAACCGACGACCAGTTGGTGAAAAAATAAGAGCCGTAGAAAAACAGGTGACACATGAGCATCAAGGCCCATAGATCAGGGTTGCGCAGGATTGTCTGCCACGGAATCCGGTGATCGGTGGGGCGAATGTTACGGCCCGCTTCGATCACCGCCAGCTCAGCCGCGCTAATGCCTTCCTTTTCGGCTGGCTCATCGCGGAACCACCCGTACCAGCCAATGGCCCACACCACGCCCACTACGCCCAGAATACCAAAGGCCCAGCGCCAGCCCGCCCAATGCACAAGCGGAATCACCAGCAAAGGTGTCAGTGCCCCACCGAGCCGGCCAGCCGCCCAGATCACCGACTGCGCCCGACCTACTTCGACGGCCGGAAACCAGCGGGCAATGGCAATGGACGCGTTCGGATACGCGCCCGCTTCGCCCATCCCGAACAGAAACCGGACAACCAGCAGGTACAGGAAGTTGAAGGCAGTGCCGGTAAGCATCGTGAACCCCGACCACCACAGCACTACCCGCGTCAGAACCCGGCGCGGTCCCAGTCGGTCACCGAGGGCACCGGTGGGGATTTCGAAAAGCGCGTAGGCGAGTGAAAAAGCGCCCAGGATCCAGCCAAACTGCTGATTGTCGAGGTGGAGATCGGCTTTGACGTACTTGCTGACTACGTTCATGCAAACGCGGTCGAGGTAGGTAATGGTCGAAAGCAGGAATAAACCGGTAAGGACGCGGTAGCGAACGTTCATTGACAGCAGGTTAGGGAAGGTGTGAAGGTAGAAACCACCGCTGAAATTGCCGACTGTCCGAAAAAATAAGTTCGGTCTCGTCGTTGCCACCCCCGGCCGGTGTATTTTTACGGCATGTCAACCGTAACGATTGCTCCCCTCGCCGAAAGCCTGCCCGCTTTCCTGAATTCCCATGATTTTTCGGCCATTGCCGTCATCGTCGATAACCATACCTTCAAGTTCTGTTATCCCGAAATAAAGGCGCTGCTGCCCAAACATACCCTCGTGCGGATCAAAGCCGGGGAAGAACAGAAGCACCTGGCCACCTGTGAGCTGATCTGGGACGCCCTGACCCGGGCCAACTTCGACCGTCACGCGCTGGTACTTAACCTGGGCGGGGGCGTTATTGGTGACATGGGTGGTTTCTGCGCGGCTACTTACAAACGCGGTATCGCCTTTGCCCAACTGCCCACCACCCTGCTCGCGCAGGTCGACGCCAGCGTGGGCGGCAAGCTGGGCATTGATTTCAATGGACTGAAAAACCACATCGGCGTATTTCAGCTGCCTAATACGGTGCTGGTCGACCCTGCGTTTTTGGCAACCCTGCCCGAGCGGGAACTCCGGTCAGGGTTCGCTGAGATCATCAAGCACTGCCTCATTGCCGATGCGGCCATGTGGGAGCAGATCCGTCGGCGCGACCTCGACGAACAAAACTGGCCCGAACTGGTAGCGCATTCCGTTGCGATCAAGCAGCGAGTGGTGGCGCAGGACCCTACCGAGAAGGGGTTACGCAAAATCCTGAACTTTGGTCATACACTGGGCCACGCTGTTGAAACTCATTTTCTGTCGCAGAGCCGAAAGCGGTTACTACACGGCGAAGCCATTGCAGTGGGTATGGTAGCGGAGGCTTTTATTGCGTACCATAAAAAGATGATCGACGAAATCCTGCTGACGCAAATCGAAGAGTATGTGTTTGCCGTATATGGAAATGCACGACTAACAGAAGGAGATGTCGAACCCATTCTGGCACTGACGCTGCAGGACAAGAAAAACCGGGGTCGGGAGGTTCGGATGTCGCTGCTCGACGGGCCCGGGAGCTGTGCGTTCGACGTGCCGGTTACGATGGCCGAAATGCGCAAGGCATTAGCGTACTATAACGGAGAAGCGTAGCATTAAAATTTGGTAGTACCCTATTGTTTGCCAAACATTTACGGTTAACTTTGAGTTCGACCCGATACAAACCATTATCAAACATAAACGGAAATAAGTGTAGCAAAACCTTTACGAAGTACAGCATGAAAACATTTGTCGGACTACTGTTTACGATGGCCGTTCTCGGTATGGCGAGTTGCTCGCCCAGCCGGTTGTTTGTCGAACATGATTACAGTTACGAAGGCCACTTCAAAAACTACGAATCATTTAATTTTCTGGAATGCGAATTCGTTGATTCAACGTTGCTTTGTTCCGACATTCAGGATG is a window from the Spirosoma rigui genome containing:
- a CDS encoding MFS transporter yields the protein MNVRYRVLTGLFLLSTITYLDRVCMNVVSKYVKADLHLDNQQFGWILGAFSLAYALFEIPTGALGDRLGPRRVLTRVVLWWSGFTMLTGTAFNFLYLLVVRFLFGMGEAGAYPNASIAIARWFPAVEVGRAQSVIWAAGRLGGALTPLLVIPLVHWAGWRWAFGILGVVGVVWAIGWYGWFRDEPAEKEGISAAELAVIEAGRNIRPTDHRIPWQTILRNPDLWALMLMCHLFFYGSYFFTNWSSVYFQEGRGMSEDDAKNFISLSYFLGAVGCLVGGLLSDALSKRYGLKIGRRAVGMGGLGLSSVFFLLAGLATDNQTAGYLLATCVLMKDLALPVAFAVCVDIGQRNAGAVTGSMNFAGQLGGFFITILFGMIVENTKNFSYPLFLIAGCLFISALLWLKIDPTKPVAVRE
- the aroB gene encoding 3-dehydroquinate synthase: MSTVTIAPLAESLPAFLNSHDFSAIAVIVDNHTFKFCYPEIKALLPKHTLVRIKAGEEQKHLATCELIWDALTRANFDRHALVLNLGGGVIGDMGGFCAATYKRGIAFAQLPTTLLAQVDASVGGKLGIDFNGLKNHIGVFQLPNTVLVDPAFLATLPERELRSGFAEIIKHCLIADAAMWEQIRRRDLDEQNWPELVAHSVAIKQRVVAQDPTEKGLRKILNFGHTLGHAVETHFLSQSRKRLLHGEAIAVGMVAEAFIAYHKKMIDEILLTQIEEYVFAVYGNARLTEGDVEPILALTLQDKKNRGREVRMSLLDGPGSCAFDVPVTMAEMRKALAYYNGEA